In the genome of Vicia villosa cultivar HV-30 ecotype Madison, WI linkage group LG7, Vvil1.0, whole genome shotgun sequence, one region contains:
- the LOC131616335 gene encoding casein kinase 1-like protein HD16, with amino-acid sequence MPVGRSGARRGRPPKRQRQAQGEQRQSPVEEEAIANRTRRRRAAAAAVNDKVDEQVAVVTAGNENVVVAAVEKEGEGDRVLEEGGKEKKEMEECDNGGHSNGKAEASEEDSNALVIPEKVQVGNSPLYKTEKKLGKGGFGQVYFGRRVSGGNLNERTGPEAVEVAIKFEHISSKGCNHGPPNEWQVYNTLGGSHGVPQVHYKGMQGEYFIMIMDILGPSLWDVWNNYSHTLSTEMVACIAIEAISILEKMHSLGYVHGDVKPENFLLGASGTPDEKKLFLVDLGLATKWRDSKSGLHVKYDQRPDVFRGTVRYASVHAHLGRTGSRRDDLESLAYTLIFLLLGRLPWQGFQGENKGYQVCRKKMGTSPETLCCFCPQPFKEFIEHVVSLKFDEEPNYAKYISLFDGVVGPNPDIRPLITEGAQKLVGLKRGRLASNEDDEQPKKKVRMGLPANQWISVYNARRPMKQRYHYNVSSTRLTQHIEKGNEDGLYISSVSSSQGLWALIMDAGTGFTSQVYKLSPQFLNKEWIMDQWEKNYYISAVAGVVHGSSLVVMSKGTQYLQQSYKVSDSFPFKWINKKWKEGFYVTSMATAGQKWGVVMSRGAGFTEQVVELDFLYPSEGIHKRWESGYRITSLAATWDQAAFVLSVPSKKPQDETQETLRTTAFPSTHVKDKWDKNLYIASICYGRTVS; translated from the exons ATGCCGGTAGGGCGTAGTGGAGCGCGCCGGGGACGGCCACCGAAGCGACAACGACAGGCGCAGGGGGAGCAGCGACAGAGTCCGGTTGAAGAGGAAGCGATTGCGAATAGGACGAGACGGAGGCGTGCAGCTGCAGCGGCTGTGAACGATAAGGTTGATGAGCAGGTGGCTGTGGTTACGGCGGGAAATGAGAACGTAGTTGTTGCTGCGGTGGAGAAGGAAGGGGAGGGTGATCGGGTATTGGAAGAAGGGGGAAAGGAGAAGAAAGAGATGGAGGAATGTGATAACGGAGGTCACAGCAATGGGAAAGCTGAAGCTAGTGAAGAGGACAGTAACGCCTTGGTTATTCCTGAAAAG GTTCAAGTAGGCAATTCTCCTTTGTATAAAACAGAGAAAAAACTTGGCAAGGGTGGATTTGGTCAAGTATATTTTGGTCGGCGTGTTTCTGGTGGAAATTTGAACGAGAGAACTGGACCTGAAGCTGTAGAG GTAGCAATAAAATTCGAGCACATTAGTAGTAAAGGATGTAACCATGGACCACCGAATGAGTGGCAAGTGTACAA CACCCTCGGTGGAAGTCATGGTGTGCCACAGGTGCATTACAAGGGTATGCAAGGTGAATATTTCATCATG ATTATGGATATTCTAGGACCTAGCTTGTGGGATGTTTGGAATAATTATTCTCACAC CCTGTCCACCGAAATGGTTGCATGTATTGCCATTGAAGCAATATCTATATTGGAGAAGATGCACTCTCTAGG GTATGTGCATGGAGATGTGAAGCCTGAGAATTTTCTGCTTGGCGCTTCTGGGACACCTGACGAAAAAAAATTGTTCCTGGTAGATCTTGGATTAG CGACTAAATGGCGGGATAGTAAATCTGGTTTGCATGTGAAATATGACCAAAGGCCTGATGTTTTCag GGGCACAGTCCGCTATGCAAGTGTGCATGCACATTTGGGGAGAACTGGAAGCAGGAGGGATGATTTGGAATCTCTTGCATATACACTAATATTTCTTCTTCTAGGCCGTCTTCCTTGGCAGGGATTCCAG GGAGAAAACAAAGGATATCAGGTTTGCAGGAAGAAGATGGGAACGTCTCCAGAGACACTCTGTTGTTTTTGTCCCCAGCCTTTTAAAGAGTTTATTGAACATGTAGTAAGCTTAAAGTTTGATGAAGAACCTAATTATGCAAAATACATTTCTCTCTTTGATGGGGTTGTCGGTCCAAACCCAGATATTAGGCCACTTATTACAGAAGGGGCTCAAAAG CTTGTTGGTCTTAAAAGAGGCCGGTTGGCTTCCAACGAAGATGATGAACAACCCAAAAAGAAGGTTCGAATGGGTTTGCCAGCCAACCAGTGGATTAGTGTTTACAATGCCCGTAGACCGATGAAACAAAG ATATCATTACAATGTGTCAAGTACAAGGCTTACCCAGCACATTGAAAAAGGAAATGAGGATGGCTTATATATTAGTAGCGTTTCTTCATCTCAAGGCCTATGGGCCTTAATCATGGATGCAGGGACAGGTTTCACTTCCCAAGTTTATAAACTCTCCCCCCAATTTTTGAACAAG GAATGGATCATGGATCAgtgggaaaaaaattattatatcagTGCAGTTGCTGGAGTTGTACATGGGAGTTCACTTGTAGTAATGTCTAAAG GCACCCAGTATTTGCAGCAATCGTACAAAGTTAGTGATTCATTTCCTTTCAAATGGATCAACAAAAAGTGGAAAGAGGGCTTTTATGTAACTTCAATGGCCACCGCAGGGCAAAAATGGGGAGTAGTTATGTCCCGTGGGGCAGGGTTTACAGAGCAG GTGGTGGAACTAGACTTTCTGTATCCTAGTGAAGGGATTCACAAGCGATGGGAGTCTGGATACCGAATCACATCGCTTGCTGCAACTTGGGACCAAGCTGCTTTTGTTCTGAGTGTTCCTAGTAAGAAGCCCCAGGACGAAACTCAGGAAACGCTAAGGACTACTGCTTTTCCTAGTACCCATGTTAAG GATAAGTGGGACAAGAACCTCTACATTGCCTCTATTTGCTATGGACGTACCGTTTCTTGA
- the LOC131616334 gene encoding protein SAWADEE HOMEODOMAIN HOMOLOG 1-like, which translates to MKELTSNESPFLNLSMDEILELERAYNGAREKSLDQSFCMEIATSLSSLSNKKSLSWEQVQQWFQNKHRELTGQVVSSVELEGLNLYVDLSDESSSRKEHKISPNPKGIKAEDLSELGYESISIKDKAWHDVAMFLNYRVLSTGELEARVRYHGFGKEEDEWVNVKEGVRERSIPLEASECHKVKEGHLVLCFLVKSDYALYCDARVLKIERRVHDSKECTCTFTVRFYHDMSEEEVRCDSLCCRPTQEEAEAPLEPFMNPIATLWG; encoded by the exons ATGAAAGAGTTAACTTCAAACGAATCACCGTTCCTTAACCTCTCGATGGATGAG ATACTGGAATTGGAAAGAGCTTATAATGGTGCTAGAGAAAAATCACTCGATCAGAGTTTCTGCATGGAGATTGCTACAAGTTTGAG TTCCTTATCAAATAAAAAATCCTTATCATGGGAACAG GTGCAGCAGTGGTTCCAAAATAAACATAGAGAGTTGACGGGTCAAGTTGTTTCATCAGTTGAGCTTGAGGGGCTGAATCTTTATGTTGATCTTTCGgatgaatcttcttcaagaaaggAACATAAGATCTCTCCGAATCCAAAAG GTATTAAAGCGGAAGATTTGTCGGAATTGGGATATGAATCAATATCTATAAAAGACAAAGCATG GCATGATGTTGCAATGTTTCTTAACTATAGAGTTCTAAGCACAGGCGAACTT GAAGCTCGTGTACGATATCATGGATTTGGTAAGGAGGAAGATGAATGGGTTAATGTGAAAGAAGGGGTGCGAGAGAGATCCATCCCACTGGAAGCTTCCGAATGTCACAAGGTTAAGGAAGGACATCTTGTACTATGTTTCTTG GTAAAATCTGATTATGCCCTCTACTGTGATGCCCGTGTTTTGAAAATCGAGAGGAGGGTGCATGATAGCAAAGAGTGTACCTGCACCTTCACTGTCCGATTTTACCATGACATGTCTGAG GAAGAGGTTCGTTGTGACAGTTTGTGCTGTAGACCAACACAGGAAGAAGCTGAGGCCCCCTTAGAACCTTTCATGAATCCCATAGCGACCTTGTGGGGATGA
- the LOC131619890 gene encoding uncharacterized protein LOC131619890 — protein MEQRGVDQQLHVCFIHIQLKQSSSHKEKLQSTYVWLVKEGQAPFTFTIQPRKERDIHAKEIKQVSRGKEPDISNIFTQKKVVPKKTAARKKPISQYRTCLLTYLGITDIPDGGTCLIPMNAHIFGFEYMEAIGREDMDQIFKHLELGLSVISIYIKFPYDKVMRPRGLEERFTFLAPNTVNAWLIKTKPDDVIAVLQAFRSQRDIQVPKSRANNITWIRVQCPSQRNGIDCGYFILRFMKETLLLDLIEISSTYFDEFKRARYSKDQLDKLMEEWCQLIMELRIL, from the exons ATGGAACAAAG AGGAGTTGACCAACAACTTCATGTTTGCTTCATTCATATACAGCTCAAACAATCTTCAAGCCACAAAGAAAAACTTCAATCAACATATGTTTGGTTAGTTAAAGAAGGGCAAGctccattcacattcacaatccaaccaagaaaagaaagagat ATTCATGCTAAAGAGATTAAACAAGTCAGTAGGGGTAAGGAGCCTGATATTAGCAACATTTTCACACAAAAAAAGGTTGTTCCTAAGAAGACTGCGGCTAGAAAAAAACCTATTTCTCAATATAGGACGTGCCTTCTGACATATCTAGGAATAACAGATATTCCTGATGGTGGTACTTGTCTTATACCTATGAATGCACACATTTTTGGTTTTGAATATATGGAAGCAATTGGTAGAGAGGATATGGATCAAATTTTTAAACATTTGGAATTAGGCCTCAGTGTTATCAGTATATACATCAA gtttccGTATGACAAAGTGATGCGCCCGCGTGGATTGGAAGAAAGATTCACTTTCTTAGCTCCCAACACTGTCAACGCATggttaatcaaaacaaaaccagATGATGTCATAGC cgTTCTACAAGCTTTTCGATCACAAAGAGATATTCAAGTACCAAAGAGTAGAGCCAACAACATTACATGGATTAGAGTGCAG TGTCCTAGTCAGCGTAATGGTATAGATTGCGGTTATTTCAtcttgaggtttatgaaagaaactcTTCTTTTAGATCTAATAGAGATTTCATCCACG TATTTTGATGAATTCAAGCGTGCTCGTTACTCAAAAGATCAATTGGATAAACTTATGGAGGAATGGTGTCAACTCATTATGGAGTTAAGAATTTTATAA